A single genomic interval of Magnetospirillum sp. 15-1 harbors:
- the modA gene encoding molybdate ABC transporter substrate-binding protein: MFIGKRVILAAILAVAPFSLHAQTITVGVAANFSTPLSEIITKFQTANPGYYVTTTSKSTGQLQADIIAGGTSGPYDLFLAANAASPIYLHDYYSSLVVGDVFTYAQGYLELWSNKSGVDISAGLPTNFTKTVIANVPNAPYGVAASQILAADPYYVELPDSRVDQKSDITATYNSVADGTYDYGFVAKSQICLNGSFSGVSHHSYTSGYDAIIQDGIKINRTARTSGENTVLAAFVTYLQTSLGAGDTITKYCYTR, encoded by the coding sequence ATGTTCATTGGTAAGAGGGTAATTCTGGCGGCGATCTTGGCCGTTGCGCCATTCAGTCTTCATGCGCAGACGATTACCGTCGGCGTCGCCGCGAATTTCTCGACTCCGCTCAGCGAGATCATCACGAAATTCCAGACCGCCAACCCTGGCTACTATGTGACGACGACATCCAAGTCGACCGGACAGTTGCAGGCGGATATTATAGCCGGCGGTACCTCGGGTCCGTACGATCTGTTCCTGGCGGCCAACGCCGCCTCGCCGATTTATCTTCATGACTACTACAGCAGCCTCGTGGTCGGCGACGTCTTCACCTATGCCCAGGGCTATCTCGAACTTTGGTCGAACAAGTCCGGGGTGGATATTTCCGCCGGCCTGCCGACTAACTTCACCAAGACGGTCATCGCCAACGTGCCGAATGCGCCTTACGGCGTGGCGGCCAGCCAAATCCTGGCGGCGGATCCGTATTACGTGGAGCTGCCGGATTCCCGCGTCGACCAGAAGTCGGACATTACCGCCACCTACAATTCGGTGGCCGACGGAACCTATGACTACGGCTTTGTCGCCAAGTCGCAGATTTGCCTGAACGGGTCGTTCTCCGGCGTCAGCCACCATTCCTACACGTCGGGCTACGACGCGATCATCCAGGACGGCATCAAGATCAACCGCACGGCGCGCACGTCGGGTGAGAATACCGTCCTGGCGGCGTTCGTCACCTACCTGCAGACCAGTCTGGGCGCTGGCGATACCATAACGAAATATTGCTATACGCGCTAA
- the exbB gene encoding TonB-system energizer ExbB, translating into MEWLSGAVDYGIIGFLLVLNVVVVAVALERAIFYRGVRIEQFKDIKSMELVLSEKLFVIASVGSNAPYLGLLGTVLGIMLTFYQIGLDAGAMDTGKIMIGLALALKATAVGLVVALVAVVLYNTLLRKAKVLMLRWEIANG; encoded by the coding sequence ATGGAGTGGCTGTCGGGTGCCGTCGATTACGGCATCATCGGGTTCCTGCTGGTCCTGAACGTCGTCGTCGTCGCCGTGGCGCTGGAGCGGGCGATATTTTACCGCGGCGTCAGGATCGAGCAGTTCAAGGACATCAAGTCCATGGAACTGGTGTTGAGCGAAAAGCTGTTCGTCATCGCCTCGGTGGGCAGCAACGCCCCCTATCTGGGGCTGCTGGGCACCGTTCTGGGCATCATGCTGACCTTCTACCAGATCGGCCTGGACGCCGGGGCCATGGACACCGGAAAGATCATGATCGGCCTGGCGCTGGCGCTGAAGGCCACCGCCGTCGGTCTGGTGGTCGCCCTTGTGGCGGTGGTGCTCTACAACACCCTGCTGCGCAAGGCCAAGGTGCTGATGCTGCGGTGGGAGATCGCCAATGGATGA
- a CDS encoding biopolymer transporter ExbD, which yields MDDKPFESMNVIPFVDIMLVLLTIVLTTSSFIATGRIAVHLPQASQTVPEKKEERRIELRRDGEILFDDKPTTLPALKGELAGLGPETSFIIRADREISFQSFIDVADLLKTLNFSKVAIQTETRR from the coding sequence ATGGATGACAAGCCGTTCGAGAGCATGAACGTCATCCCCTTCGTCGACATCATGCTCGTCCTGCTGACCATCGTGCTGACCACCTCGAGCTTCATCGCCACCGGCCGGATCGCGGTCCACCTGCCGCAGGCCTCGCAGACGGTGCCGGAGAAGAAGGAGGAGCGGCGCATCGAACTCAGGCGCGACGGTGAAATCCTGTTCGACGACAAGCCGACCACGCTGCCGGCCCTCAAGGGCGAGTTGGCCGGACTGGGGCCCGAGACCTCGTTCATCATCCGCGCCGACCGCGAGATCTCGTTCCAGAGCTTCATCGACGTGGCCGACCTTCTGAAGACCCTCAACTTCTCCAAGGTCGCCATTCAGACCGAAACCCGCCGGTAA
- a CDS encoding ShlB/FhaC/HecB family hemolysin secretion/activation protein, whose amino-acid sequence MRITAFAGAAVALSAVSMAASPALAAGATPGYNAGTALHEAEKPKAPVDKPAPVPVLPQEEEAPFALPDGGTVFVRDFHLEGADPTDEAEVRALLEPYRNRDLSLSEVYEAAAKVTNHYRGKGFMMAKAYVPRQDAGAGVLSIRVVIGRYGKTSHDNSSAIHDFLVEGTFDAIVEEGQPISKDGLERAMLLVSDMPGAQMPTVATAAGATPGTSDFMIKTDPTSRLTGYVLGDNFGSRYTGRDRLSAGVDLNAPLGLADKLSLSGMTSKAAGLQNGRAAYAFPLSYSGLRLELAASRTTYKLGDIYHDLEATGIATVWEGTLSYPLIRTSAESLWISVNAASKRLQDKQFDVTTASKRAETGTLAARNTTSGTLFGFNLGTDVSSSLTFGNLRFPDSGQAQSNRAGVDTIGDYSKFNLSLGATLSFTDELSLTGSLKGQKALMGKNLDGSEQMSISGPAGVKSHVEGVMGDNGYLFNMEAKYTLPGIADFNHAVGLFTDMGRAYIQDRGYTSERNGTRLTDVGLGYYGNFQYDTNRYLVGKLLLTHAVGQQVDVGEKNARTKLLGQLGMTF is encoded by the coding sequence ATGAGAATCACCGCCTTCGCCGGCGCCGCCGTGGCGCTGTCCGCCGTCTCCATGGCGGCCTCCCCCGCCCTGGCGGCGGGAGCGACTCCCGGCTACAACGCCGGAACCGCCTTGCACGAGGCGGAAAAGCCCAAGGCGCCGGTGGATAAGCCGGCGCCGGTGCCGGTCCTGCCCCAGGAGGAGGAGGCGCCGTTCGCCTTGCCCGACGGCGGCACCGTCTTCGTCCGCGACTTCCACCTCGAGGGCGCCGACCCGACCGACGAGGCCGAGGTGCGGGCGCTGCTGGAGCCGTACCGCAACCGGGACCTGAGCCTGTCCGAGGTCTACGAGGCGGCCGCCAAGGTCACCAACCATTATCGCGGCAAGGGCTTCATGATGGCCAAGGCCTACGTCCCCCGGCAGGATGCCGGGGCGGGGGTGCTGTCCATCAGGGTGGTGATCGGACGCTATGGCAAGACGTCCCACGACAACTCCTCGGCAATTCACGATTTCCTGGTGGAAGGCACCTTCGACGCAATCGTCGAGGAAGGGCAGCCCATCTCCAAGGACGGGCTGGAACGGGCCATGCTGCTGGTCTCCGACATGCCCGGCGCCCAGATGCCCACCGTCGCCACCGCCGCCGGGGCCACGCCGGGAACCTCGGACTTCATGATCAAGACCGATCCGACCAGCCGGCTGACGGGATACGTGCTGGGCGACAATTTCGGCTCGCGCTATACCGGCCGCGACCGCCTTTCCGCCGGAGTGGACCTCAACGCCCCCCTGGGGCTGGCGGACAAGCTGTCGCTGAGCGGCATGACCTCGAAGGCCGCCGGCCTGCAGAACGGCCGTGCCGCCTATGCCTTCCCGCTGAGCTACAGCGGGCTGCGCCTGGAACTGGCGGCGTCGCGCACCACCTACAAGCTGGGCGATATCTACCATGACCTGGAGGCGACCGGCATCGCCACCGTCTGGGAGGGGACGCTGTCCTATCCGCTGATCCGGACCAGCGCCGAGAGCCTGTGGATATCGGTCAACGCCGCCTCCAAGCGGCTGCAGGACAAGCAGTTCGACGTTACCACCGCGTCCAAGCGGGCCGAGACGGGAACACTGGCGGCGAGAAACACCACCTCGGGCACGCTGTTCGGCTTCAACCTCGGCACCGACGTCTCGTCGTCGCTGACCTTCGGCAATCTGCGCTTTCCAGATTCCGGCCAGGCCCAAAGCAACAGGGCGGGCGTCGACACCATCGGCGACTACTCCAAGTTCAATCTGTCGCTGGGCGCCACCCTGTCGTTCACCGACGAATTGTCGCTGACCGGATCGCTGAAGGGGCAAAAGGCGCTGATGGGCAAGAACCTGGACGGCAGCGAGCAGATGAGCATCTCGGGTCCGGCCGGCGTCAAATCCCATGTGGAGGGCGTGATGGGCGACAACGGCTACCTGTTCAACATGGAGGCCAAGTACACCCTGCCCGGCATCGCCGACTTCAACCACGCCGTCGGCCTGTTCACCGACATGGGCCGGGCCTACATCCAGGATCGCGGATACACCAGCGAACGGAACGGCACGCGGCTTACCGATGTCGGCCTCGGCTATTACGGCAATTTCCAATACGACACCAACCGCTACCTGGTGGGAAAGCTGCTGCTGACCCATGCGGTCGGTCAGCAGGTGGACGTCGGGGAAAAGAACGCCCGGACCAAGCTGCTGGGGCAATTGGGCATGACATTCTAA
- a CDS encoding filamentous hemagglutinin N-terminal domain-containing protein, whose product MMYSPPRRHRALKSSLRDRLPLTMTAAAALLVFSPPAQAAPQGGTVVSGAATITQSGNTTDINQSTGRAIINWQSFSIAAPETVNFHQPSSSSVTLNRVIGNEKSIIDGALNANGKVYLVNSAGVLIGKGASVNTAGLVASTLNIRDEDFNAGRNVFQSTGGTGEVTNLGTITVTSGGYVALLGKTVSNQGVISATKGTVTLGGGSKVTLNFNGDSLVSVSVDEGTLNALVENRQAIYADGGTVILTAKAADELLAAQVNNDGLIQARTIDDLKGSIQLYAHGGTANVAGTLDASAPIAGDGGFIETSGSKVKIADSAVITTLAATGKGGTWLIDPDGYTIAASGGDITGAALKARLASNGTVTIASTNGSGSGGNIDVNDAVNWTTDSVLTLTATNAINVNKAITADSANAGLTLNAGGNVNINAAIALTGANAALAINYGGWNGTTVTTPASGSDYVIRTKASYAGTTLDANGNPVAKQDTSGGVYGSVTLSGGSSSLNINGKTYTLIHSMADLATATSATKTYALAQDLEASGTTYSNTVRATLDGTLAGLGHTISNLTISSSTGGAAVGLIGQTTTGSLIRDVGLVNAQVSTSASGAFVGALVGKNLANISGAYSTGTVSGGLNSKAGGLIGQNSQAAGLTTTISDSFSEANVYGKGVGGLVGAGTNLAFYRSYSSGNVWSTAGGAGGLIGTAGNTSIYNSYHTTGSVKGATDSAGNSVTANVTYAYNNGGLIGSSASSTIPQYIENSYTSGDITGFSNLGGLIGSITATTANYTINNSYASVNVVGSQGTTDTQLSYPGIGGLIGSATLGSGTLRVTNSHAAGTVKYADSQGTAAGGLIGAITASSAAVIDTSYANVNVTGASAGSSAGGLIGMTSSRTTISNSYATGNVSGFLSVGGLVGNNAGTTTNSWASGNVVGAGNQVGGLAGANTGTITNSHASGSVTGAGAQTWTGGLVGSNSGTIDHSDFKGVVRGPSGVTGGIAGTNFNSGRIVESYFNSTLNSGLGVASGFVPTGNSAGVVVGGGGLTSEQFSDVQYYLDGTINQVLADRQKRSDATQQANALVAANIGKAPTTAAEVTGAAGGPASRRSSVDDKIAADSSSSYSVNIKSVEVDGVRFNLDEGEASGNRK is encoded by the coding sequence ATGATGTACAGCCCCCCTCGCCGGCATAGGGCCCTCAAGAGTTCCCTCCGCGATCGCCTGCCCCTGACCATGACGGCGGCGGCGGCCCTGCTGGTCTTCTCGCCGCCGGCCCAGGCGGCGCCGCAGGGGGGAACGGTGGTCAGCGGCGCGGCGACCATCACTCAGTCTGGCAACACCACCGACATCAACCAGTCGACCGGCCGGGCGATCATCAACTGGCAGAGCTTCAGCATCGCCGCCCCCGAGACGGTGAACTTCCATCAGCCCTCGTCATCCTCGGTGACGCTGAACCGGGTGATCGGCAACGAGAAGAGCATCATCGACGGCGCGCTCAACGCCAACGGCAAGGTCTATCTGGTCAATTCGGCGGGAGTGCTGATCGGCAAGGGGGCCAGCGTCAACACCGCCGGCTTGGTGGCCAGCACGCTGAACATCCGGGACGAGGACTTCAATGCCGGCCGGAACGTCTTCCAGAGTACGGGCGGCACGGGCGAGGTCACCAATCTCGGCACCATCACCGTCACGTCGGGCGGCTATGTGGCCCTGCTGGGCAAGACCGTATCCAACCAGGGGGTGATCTCCGCGACCAAGGGTACGGTGACGCTGGGCGGCGGCAGCAAGGTCACCCTCAACTTCAACGGCGATTCGCTGGTCAGCGTCAGCGTCGACGAGGGCACGCTGAACGCCCTGGTCGAGAACCGGCAGGCCATCTACGCCGATGGCGGCACGGTGATCCTGACCGCCAAGGCCGCCGACGAGCTTTTGGCGGCCCAGGTCAACAACGACGGCCTGATCCAGGCCCGCACCATCGACGACCTCAAGGGCTCCATTCAGCTTTATGCCCATGGCGGCACCGCCAATGTCGCCGGGACGCTGGACGCCTCGGCGCCGATTGCCGGCGACGGCGGCTTCATCGAAACCAGCGGAAGCAAGGTGAAGATCGCCGACAGCGCCGTCATCACCACCCTGGCCGCCACGGGCAAGGGCGGAACCTGGCTGATCGACCCGGACGGCTACACCATCGCGGCCAGCGGCGGCGACATCACCGGCGCCGCCCTGAAGGCCCGGCTGGCGAGCAACGGCACCGTCACCATCGCCTCGACCAACGGTTCCGGCAGTGGCGGCAACATCGACGTCAACGACGCGGTGAACTGGACCACCGACAGCGTACTGACACTGACCGCCACCAACGCCATCAACGTCAACAAGGCCATCACCGCCGACAGCGCCAATGCCGGGCTGACGCTGAACGCCGGCGGCAACGTCAACATCAACGCCGCCATCGCCCTGACGGGCGCCAACGCCGCCCTGGCGATCAATTACGGCGGCTGGAACGGCACCACCGTCACCACCCCGGCCAGCGGCAGCGACTATGTCATCCGCACCAAGGCCAGCTATGCCGGAACCACCCTGGACGCCAACGGCAATCCGGTCGCCAAGCAGGACACCAGCGGTGGCGTCTACGGCAGCGTGACCTTGAGCGGCGGCAGTTCCTCACTGAACATCAACGGCAAGACCTACACGCTGATTCACAGCATGGCCGACCTGGCAACCGCCACGAGCGCGACGAAGACGTATGCGCTGGCGCAGGACCTGGAGGCCTCCGGCACCACCTATTCCAACACCGTACGCGCCACCCTGGACGGGACGCTGGCGGGGTTGGGACACACCATCAGCAATCTGACCATCAGTTCTTCGACCGGCGGAGCGGCCGTCGGCCTCATCGGCCAGACGACGACGGGAAGCCTTATCCGCGACGTCGGGCTGGTGAACGCGCAGGTCAGCACCAGCGCCTCGGGCGCCTTCGTCGGCGCTCTGGTCGGCAAGAATCTGGCCAATATCAGTGGAGCCTATAGCACCGGCACGGTGTCCGGCGGGCTGAACAGCAAAGCCGGTGGCCTGATCGGTCAGAATTCGCAGGCGGCCGGGTTGACCACTACGATTTCCGACAGCTTCTCCGAAGCCAACGTATACGGCAAAGGGGTCGGCGGCCTGGTCGGAGCGGGGACCAATCTGGCGTTCTACCGCTCCTATTCATCCGGAAACGTATGGTCCACCGCCGGCGGGGCCGGCGGCCTGATCGGGACGGCCGGCAATACGAGCATCTACAATTCCTACCATACGACCGGCTCCGTCAAAGGCGCGACAGACTCCGCCGGGAACAGCGTTACGGCAAATGTTACATATGCCTATAATAACGGCGGATTAATTGGAAGCTCGGCAAGCAGCACAATTCCGCAGTATATCGAGAATTCATATACCAGCGGCGATATAACTGGCTTCTCAAACCTGGGCGGTCTGATTGGAAGCATTACCGCAACGACCGCAAATTATACAATTAACAACTCTTATGCTTCGGTCAATGTTGTAGGTTCCCAGGGAACAACCGATACCCAACTGTCATACCCGGGTATCGGCGGCCTGATCGGATCCGCAACCTTGGGCAGCGGCACGCTCAGGGTCACCAACTCCCACGCGGCCGGTACGGTAAAATATGCCGACAGCCAAGGAACAGCCGCCGGCGGTCTGATTGGGGCCATCACCGCCTCCAGCGCCGCTGTCATCGATACGTCCTATGCCAACGTCAATGTGACGGGGGCCTCGGCCGGTTCGTCGGCAGGCGGCTTGATCGGAATGACCTCCAGCCGGACCACCATCTCGAACTCCTACGCCACGGGAAATGTGAGCGGCTTCCTCTCGGTCGGCGGACTGGTCGGAAACAACGCCGGCACCACCACCAATTCCTGGGCCAGCGGCAATGTCGTCGGTGCCGGCAACCAAGTCGGCGGGCTGGCCGGAGCCAACACCGGCACGATCACCAATTCACATGCAAGCGGCTCCGTAACGGGCGCCGGCGCCCAAACCTGGACCGGCGGGCTGGTCGGCTCCAACTCGGGAACCATCGATCATTCCGATTTCAAGGGTGTCGTGAGAGGGCCGAGCGGGGTGACGGGCGGGATTGCCGGCACCAACTTCAACAGCGGCCGCATCGTCGAAAGTTATTTCAACAGCACCCTCAATAGCGGCCTGGGCGTCGCCAGCGGCTTTGTCCCCACGGGAAACAGCGCCGGCGTGGTGGTTGGGGGCGGAGGCCTGACCTCCGAGCAATTCAGCGACGTTCAATATTATCTCGATGGCACCATCAACCAAGTCCTGGCCGATAGGCAGAAGCGGAGCGACGCCACCCAGCAGGCGAACGCGCTGGTGGCCGCTAATATCGGCAAGGCGCCGACCACGGCGGCCGAGGTCACCGGTGCCGCCGGCGGGCCGGCCAGTCGCCGGTCGTCGGTGGACGACAAGATCGCGGCCGACAGTTCATCGAGCTACTCGGTCAACATCAAGAGCGTCGAGGTCGACGGCGTCCGCTTCAACCTCGACGAGGGCGAAGCTTCCGGCAATCGGAAATGA
- a CDS encoding ATPase, T2SS/T4P/T4SS family, with translation MALVLERGLAPPETMARARLVQAETDERLDVVLTRLGLIPEQTLAAAMADSLGLTVASASDFPAEALVVGRGPSARFLRDSRTVPLRLADDALDVAVVNPFDPYPARALSLLFGRPVRPVVAKASDVEAVLDRLYAIADHEGEDGGGTADGIDVERLKDLGSDAPVVRVVNALIARAVEARASDIHLEPAEDRMIVRLRIDGALREDEALPNHVKAAVVSRVKVMSGLDIAERRLPQDGRLRMAVRGQEIDFRVATSPTIHGEGVVLRILDRSSLSLDFDALGFTAGILPAYRAILERPHGIVLVTGPTGSGKTTTLYASLAALNTAARKILTIEDPIEYRLAGISQIQAKHQIGLTFAAALRSFLRQDPDVMMVGEIRDLETAQVAVQAALTGHAILSTLHTNDAASAVTRLLDMGVEPYLITSTLNAVLAQRLVRRLCPACREPCRPSLRALRALGLGEGEAAAVDTMYRPVGCPGCGGGGFRGRLSVMELLPMDETIAGLVLARSEAREIRKAAMGAGMVTMMADGMAKAGAGLTTLDEVLRVTRED, from the coding sequence ATGGCGCTGGTTCTCGAGCGTGGCCTGGCTCCGCCCGAGACCATGGCGCGGGCCAGACTGGTCCAGGCCGAAACCGACGAGCGCCTGGATGTGGTGCTTACCCGCCTGGGTCTGATCCCCGAGCAGACGCTGGCGGCGGCCATGGCCGATTCCCTCGGGCTGACGGTGGCGTCGGCGTCGGATTTTCCCGCCGAGGCGCTGGTGGTCGGCCGGGGGCCGAGTGCGCGCTTTCTGCGCGATTCGCGGACGGTGCCGTTGAGGCTGGCCGACGATGCGCTCGACGTGGCGGTGGTCAATCCTTTCGATCCCTATCCCGCCCGCGCGCTGTCGTTGCTGTTCGGCCGGCCTGTCCGGCCGGTGGTGGCCAAGGCCAGCGACGTCGAGGCGGTGCTGGACCGGCTTTACGCCATCGCCGACCATGAAGGGGAGGACGGGGGAGGGACGGCCGACGGAATCGATGTCGAGCGGCTGAAGGACCTTGGCAGCGACGCGCCGGTGGTCCGCGTGGTCAACGCCCTGATCGCGCGGGCGGTGGAGGCCAGGGCTTCGGATATTCATCTCGAACCGGCCGAGGACCGCATGATCGTGCGGCTCCGCATCGATGGCGCCCTGCGCGAGGACGAGGCGTTGCCCAACCATGTGAAAGCGGCGGTGGTGTCGCGCGTCAAGGTGATGTCCGGACTGGATATCGCCGAACGGCGCCTGCCCCAGGACGGGCGGTTGCGCATGGCGGTGCGCGGCCAGGAGATCGATTTCCGCGTCGCCACCTCTCCCACCATCCATGGCGAGGGAGTGGTCTTGCGCATCCTCGACCGCTCTTCGCTGTCGCTGGATTTCGACGCCCTCGGCTTCACCGCCGGGATTTTGCCGGCCTATCGGGCCATCCTGGAGCGGCCGCACGGCATCGTCCTGGTCACCGGCCCGACCGGCAGCGGCAAGACCACCACCCTTTATGCCTCGCTTGCCGCGCTCAACACGGCGGCGCGCAAGATTCTGACCATCGAGGACCCGATCGAGTACCGGCTGGCCGGAATCAGCCAGATTCAGGCCAAGCATCAGATCGGCCTGACCTTCGCCGCCGCATTGCGTTCGTTCCTGCGCCAGGACCCCGATGTGATGATGGTGGGCGAGATTCGCGACCTGGAAACCGCTCAGGTGGCGGTGCAGGCGGCGCTTACCGGTCACGCGATCCTCTCGACGCTGCATACCAACGATGCCGCCAGCGCCGTGACGCGGCTGCTCGACATGGGGGTCGAGCCCTATCTCATCACCTCGACACTCAATGCGGTGCTGGCGCAGCGTTTGGTTCGCCGCCTGTGTCCGGCGTGCCGCGAGCCGTGTCGCCCTTCGCTCCGGGCATTGCGGGCGTTGGGGCTCGGCGAGGGCGAGGCGGCCGCCGTCGACACCATGTACCGCCCGGTCGGCTGTCCCGGATGCGGCGGCGGCGGCTTTCGCGGCCGGCTGTCGGTGATGGAACTGCTGCCCATGGACGAGACCATCGCCGGGCTGGTGCTGGCCCGGAGCGAGGCCCGCGAGATCCGCAAGGCGGCCATGGGCGCCGGTATGGTGACCATGATGGCCGACGGCATGGCCAAGGCCGGCGCGGGGCTGACGACGCTTGACGAAGTGCTCCGGGTCACGCGGGAGGATTGA